TCAATATGTGACCTTTAAATATGAAAAAAGAAAAGGTTACAAAAATATAAGAAAATTGAGATAATATAGAGACTTCTTCATTAAGTGTTGGATCAAGAACATTTGCCATTGCAAAACCCAATTGAACTCCTATAAATTCTCCAGCAAATTGAACCGCATAAAATATAAGATTTGTAACTATTCCTATAGTTATTCCAATAATAAAGTTTACTATTAGATAATAGACTATCAACATCGCACTTGAATCAATTGGAAAGTTTGAATTGTCATTTAATAATATTAAATAAGATAAAAAAATAGCTATAAAAATTTTTACATTCCTTGGTACCATATTAGAGTTTATAAATGGAATATAAAAAAAAGTTCCTATTAATCTTGTTAATATAAAAAAATAAATCCAAAGTTTATAGCTTAAAAGCTCCAATTTAAATCATTCCCATATAAGTTGTTAATATTATATTTGTATAATCTGCTATTTCTTGTATCATCCAACCAAATAAAAAAGCTAATGCTAAAAAAGTTATTATTATTTTTGGAGCAAATGTAAGTGTTTGTTCTTGAATTTGAGTTACCGCTTGAAATATACTAATTATTAAACCAACAGCTATACTTATCAATAATATAGGAGTTATAGTAGTCAAAAAAACATTTATACCATTAACAAAAACTTCTATCATGACTTCTTCTGTCATATGATCAGCCCCCTCCGAAACTTCTTACTAAACTTCCTATTACTAAATCCCAACCATTTACTATAATAAATAGCATTATTTTAAAAGGTAGAGAAATCAGTACAGGAGGAATCATTATCATTCCCATAGATAATAATATACTTGCTACAACCATATCTACCAGAATAAATGGAATATATAATAACAAACCCATTTTAAATGATATTTCTAATTCACTTAAAGCAAATGCAGGTATTAATATTTGAAAAGGGGTGTCTTCAATATTTTGTATTTGTGTATTTGTAGAATTAGCAAGAAGTATTATATTATCTTGATTTTTATGATCTATTATTTCTCTAAGCATAAAATCTTTAAAAGGATTATAAGCTTTTTCAATAACTTCTTCATATCCAATTTCTTGATTATTATAAGGTATAATAGCTTCATTATAAACCCTATCAAAGGTTGGATACATTATCATTATAGTTAAAAAGAGTGCCAATGCAACAAGAACTTGATTTGGTGGTGCTTGTCTTGTTCCTAATGCTTGCCTTAAGAAACCCATAGTAACTACCAATCTGGTAAACGAAGTTAATAGCATCAATAAACCAGGAGCAATCGAAATTACTGTTATTATTAATACTATTTCTAAAACTGGATTTAAAGTATTAGGTTGTGTTTGTTGTATATCGATACTTATATCTGGTAAACCTATATTTTCTGAAAAACTCAAAATATTAATAAAAATAATAAACAATATAATAAAAATTTTTTTGTTTAAAATAGATTTCATTTATAGAACCCCTCTAATTTCATTTTTCATTTTTTTTCATGAAGCCTCTTAAAGTATCTTTAAAATTTATGTTATTTATTTGAATATTTTCAATTTCTGATTGAGTTAATTTTCTTATAATTTCTGTTGAATTATTTCCTATTAAAGTATAATAATAATCTTCATTTAATTTTAAAACTCCTATATATATATTTTTTTCTATATAGTACTTTTTTAAAATTTTTATTTCGGAATTTATTACACCATTTTTACTATATTTTATAATTATTCTATATAGTATATACATTATTATTATTAATGCAATCATACTTAAAAACCATAAAAATATAGAAAGTCCTCCACTGCTTTTTAGCAATGTGGAGGAAGCATTTATTGTTTCATATTCTAAGTTCATCAACCTTGCTCCAATTTTTGTATAGCCTCAATTACTCTATTTGATTGGAAAGGTTTAACTATAAAGTCTTTTGCACCAGCCTGTATAGCTTCAATTACCATTGCCTGTTGTCCCATAGCCGAACATACAATTATTTTAGCCTCACTATCTCCAGCTTTTATTTCTTTTATGGCTTGAATACCATCCATTACCGGCATAGTTATATCCATAGTTACAAAATCTGGTTGAAGTTCCTTATATTTGTCTACAGCTTCTTGACCGTTAGCAGCTTCTCCAACTACTTCATAACCGGCTTTTGTAACTATATCTTTTAATATCATTCTCATAAAAGCGGCATCATCAGTTATCAATATTTTTTTGCCCATTAAGAAGTGCACCTCCCAAATATTCCTTAATTATTTTTATTAAAATTTAAGACTTCTTTTATATCAAGGTATACTATAAGACGATTATTAACCTTTATAATCCCCTTAACTTTTCCTGCATAAATTTCATTGTTTGATTGAAAATTTTCCAATTTTTCTGGATCAATATTCAATACATTTTTAACTTCATCTACAAAAACCCCTATTTCTTCTTCATCAATCTTTAAAATTAATATATTTTCGAATTTATAATCTTCTGGAAGACTCAAATTTAAAATTGCTGTTAAGTCTATTACTGGAACTATTCTACCCCTTAAATTAATAACACCATTGATGAATTTTTTAGAGTTAGGTACAGGAGTTATTTCTTGCATATCTACAACACTTTCAATGTTATCAACTTCTAAAGCAAATTCTTGATTATATATTTGAAATGATAAGACATCTCTCATTTATTTTATCCCTCCTTTTTAAATTAAGGAACCTACATCTAATATCAATGCTATGCTACCATCTCCAAGAATAGCTCCACCAGAAAACTCTTTAACATCATTTAATAAGGATCCAAGAGATTTTATTACTATATCATCTTGACCTAATAATTTGTCTACTATTATACCATATTTTTTATTACCTATCTTTATTATAACTATGTTTTCTTGTGTATTTTTCTTTTCCTCAATTTCAAACATTTCTCTTAATCTTACTATTGGGATGACTTCTCCTCTTAATAAGAACACTTCTCTATCTTGTACTTCTTTTATTTCCCCATCACTCAATTTTTGAGTTGTATCAATATTTGCTATAGGTATAGCATAAACATGTTCATTAACAGTTATTAATAATGCTTCTATTATAGCTAATGTTAAAGGCAATCTTATTGTTACAACAGTACCTTTTCCTGGTTCAGAGTCCACAGAAACATTACCTTTTAAAGATTCAACAGCAGATTTTACAACGTCCATTCCAACTCCTCTACCAGAAAGTTCTGTTGCTTTTTCTTTAGTAGAAAGACCTGGCAAAAATATCAAATTATATATTTCATCATCAGCCATAGATTGAGCTTTTACTGAATCTACAACTCCATTATTAACAGCTTTTTTTAATATTTTATCTCTATCTAAACCTTTACCATCATCTGATATTTCTATAACAACTTCATTTCCTTCATGTCTTGCACTTAATTTTATAGTTCCTATTTTCGGTTTTCCTCTAGAAATCCTCACTTCTGGTGATTCTATTCCATGATCTAAAGAATTTCTAATTAAGTGAACCAAAGGATCTCCTATTTCATCTATAACAGTTCTATCAAGCTCTGTTTCTTCTCCTTCGATAATAAGATTTATATCTTTTCCAAGATCTTTAGCTATATCTCTTACTAATCTAGGAAATCTATTAAATACAAATGATACAGGAACCATTCTAACTTTCATTACAATTTCTTGAAGATCTAAAGTAATTCTTGATAATTGAGATAAACTTTCATCAACTTCTTTTATATTATATTTTCTCAAAGTTTCAACAATTCTACTCCTTGAAATAACTAATTCAGCCATCAAATTCATAAGTTCATCAAGTTTTTTAATATCTACTCTTATAGATTGTGATGTTTTAATTTTTTTCTTTGTATTATTGTTTTTATCTTCTTTTTCTTTTTTTATCTCTGATTCAGATTCTATTTCTTCTGTTTTATTCTCAATTAAATCTTTATTAAAAACATCTATATAAACATTTTCAATTTCTGATACACTTTTTATAGCTTCAACAATTTTTCTTTTATCAGCTTTTGTGACAATACCAAATAAAAGTTCATTATCAAATTTTTCTTCTTCTATATCTTCTGTAGAAGGATTTGAATAAACTATTTCTGATTTATATTCTTCAAATTTATGATATATCATATAAGCCCTTGCAAGTTTTAATTGTATATCACTTTTTAATATTATTTTGACAAAATAGAAATTTAATTCCTCTTCATCAGCTTTTTCTTTTATTTTCGAAAGTGTTGATTTTGTAATATCATCTATTTCAAAATTTATTTTAATATTATTTGAAATATCTTCCAAATCAACTTCATTTTTATTTTCTACAGTTTTAACAGATTTAGTAATTTCTTTTTTCTCTAATTTAATAGGTTTTTCATCGCTTTCTTTTTTTCCGCCAGAAAGCAATTCATTGAATTTTTTTGTTAAACTTTCAACATTTGTAGTATGTCCATTACCACCTTCAGATATATCATTCAAAGATTCATCAAGTGTATCTAATCCTTTAAACAATAAATCTATGAGTGTTTCATCTGCATTTATTATATTATTTCTAACTTTATCCAATGTATTTTCCATAGTATGACAAAGCTTAGCAAGTTCATCAAAACCTAATGTACCTGCCATTCCTTTAAGTGTATGCATAATTCTAAAAATTTCATTTATTAAGTCTTTGTTTTCATTGTCGTTTTCTAAATTGAGAAGTGCGTCATTTAAATTTTGTACATTTTCTCTTGCTTCTTCAAGGAAAACACTCAAGTATACATCCATTTCTCCCATATTATCCCTCCTCAATGGACATTAGATGTTGGGTCAAAAAATATATTGCATAGTTTTTAGATTTTTCTCTAATTTCTTCTCTATTTCCTGAAAATAGTTTATTTTTAACAATAATTTGTTTTTTTATTTTAAATGCAAAGTAAACAGTTCCAACTGGTTTTAGAAATGTTCCACCACCAGGACCAGCTATTCCACTAACTGATATACATACATCTGTATGCATTATTTTATATAAACCATCAACCATTTCTTTTACACATTCAGAGCTAACAGCGCCATATTTTTCTAAAGTAATCTTTTTTACTCCAAGTACTTGTTTTTTTATTTTATTAGAATAACTTATAATACTTCCTAAAAAAATATCTGATACGCCTGGATAATCAACTAATTGAGAAGATATCATTCCACCAGTACATGATTCTGCAGTAGATATAGTATAATTTACTTGTTTTAATTTATTTATCAATATTTGAGTCATAGTATTCTCATAAAAAATTATATTATGGTACTTGTAATATAAATCAAAAATAAATTGAATATTTAAATTTGTTTTTAATTTTATATTTAGTTGATTGTTTTTGAATTTTAAATCTATTAATTCTACAATTTCATTTTTCAATATAAAATCTTCAATTAAAATATTATCTTCACAGTATCCAAAAATAGTATATTCTTTATATTGTTTACAATTTATTTTATCATATATAATTAAAAAATTATCTAATTTAAAATTTAAATATCCGAAATTGTCTAAAATTTTACATTTATCAGGAATCATTATATTTTCAATATCTATTTTATCATATATTTTATTTATTGGTATCATTTTTTCGTTATAATTAGATGATATATGTAAAAAAAATTCTTTTAATATTTCTATTGAATCAATATATAGTATTTGATTTTGATTAAATTTAATATTATCAATTTGTTTTTTATTAACAATATTTATTATTTTCAAAATATCACCTCTATTATTTAATTTTACCATATATTTACTTTAATAATTATTTACTAGTGTTTATTTTTAAATTAATTTTTAAATTAATTTTTATAAAAAAGGAGGATATAATGAGAAATTTTAATAAAGAAGCAAAGATAATAATAGAAAATTATCCTTATTATCACGAAAATACCGATCCTTATGTAGTTTTAGTATCTACAGTTCTATCTCAAAGAACTAAGGATGAAAATACTGATAAAGCAACTAAACAATTATTTTCAGTTTTTAAGGATGTCTTTGAAATATCAAAAGTAAATCCCGAAAGTTTATATGATTTAATAAAACCAGCTGGAATGTTTAAACAAAAATCTGAAAGAATTGTTAAATTATCTAAAATTCTTGTTAATAAGTATAATGGAAATGTCCCTAATGATCTAGAAAAATTATTAGAATTACCGGGTGTTGGAAGAAAAACAGCGAATATAGTTTTGTATGTAAGCTTTGGTTTAAATGCAATGGCTGTAGATACACATGTACATAGAATTTCTAATAGATTGGGTTGGATAAGTACAAAAAAGCCTGAAGATTCCGAATTTGCTCTGATGAAAATTATTAATAAAGATTTATGGGGACCATTAAATGGATCTATGGTTGCATTTGGTCAAAAAACTTGTAGACCTAAAAAACCCCTTTGTAGTAAATGTCCTTTGAATTTTATATGCCCTTTTTTAAAATTAAATAAAAATCCGGAATAATCCGGATTTTTATTAAGGCATTATTATATTGCCACTTTTACCTTTTTTATTATTATTATTCATACTATCTAATCTATTTAATAAATCTGCTGGTGCAACACTTATATTATTTTTTTCTTCTTCATCCATCATTTTTTTCATCTTATCTTGATAATCTTTTATTTTATTCTTCATTTCTTCTAAATCATTGTCTACCCAATTTAGTATTCCTTTTGATATCTCTTCAATTTTTTCTTCTTCTATTTCTTGATCATTGTCTTCAAGTATATTATTAGCTTCAAATTCATCTTTTATAGCTTTATTTATTCTATCTTGAGTTAATAGTCCTTCTTCCCTTAATATTCTTAATGCTACATTTGTTCTAAATTTCATATCTTCCATTGATAATTCAATATTATCTAATTTTGCCATTATTATTTGAATTATTTGTTCTAAACTTATTTGCATATTTTTCCTCCTATTATTCTGATTTTAATTCTCTATTCATCAA
This genomic interval from Oceanotoga teriensis contains the following:
- a CDS encoding endonuclease III domain-containing protein is translated as MRNFNKEAKIIIENYPYYHENTDPYVVLVSTVLSQRTKDENTDKATKQLFSVFKDVFEISKVNPESLYDLIKPAGMFKQKSERIVKLSKILVNKYNGNVPNDLEKLLELPGVGRKTANIVLYVSFGLNAMAVDTHVHRISNRLGWISTKKPEDSEFALMKIINKDLWGPLNGSMVAFGQKTCRPKKPLCSKCPLNFICPFLKLNKNPE
- the fliP gene encoding flagellar type III secretion system pore protein FliP (The bacterial flagellar biogenesis protein FliP forms a type III secretion system (T3SS)-type pore required for flagellar assembly.), with product MKSILNKKIFIILFIIFINILSFSENIGLPDISIDIQQTQPNTLNPVLEIVLIITVISIAPGLLMLLTSFTRLVVTMGFLRQALGTRQAPPNQVLVALALFLTIMIMYPTFDRVYNEAIIPYNNQEIGYEEVIEKAYNPFKDFMLREIIDHKNQDNIILLANSTNTQIQNIEDTPFQILIPAFALSELEISFKMGLLLYIPFILVDMVVASILLSMGMIMIPPVLISLPFKIMLFIIVNGWDLVIGSLVRSFGGG
- a CDS encoding response regulator is translated as MGKKILITDDAAFMRMILKDIVTKAGYEVVGEAANGQEAVDKYKELQPDFVTMDITMPVMDGIQAIKEIKAGDSEAKIIVCSAMGQQAMVIEAIQAGAKDFIVKPFQSNRVIEAIQKLEQG
- the fliR gene encoding flagellar biosynthetic protein FliR encodes the protein MELLSYKLWIYFFILTRLIGTFFYIPFINSNMVPRNVKIFIAIFLSYLILLNDNSNFPIDSSAMLIVYYLIVNFIIGITIGIVTNLIFYAVQFAGEFIGVQLGFAMANVLDPTLNEEVSILSQFSYIFVTFSFFIFKGHILIYNLFIESFNKVPVLFKLNGENYLIIASKISDILLIGLQFSMPIIAFMIFIKIALGIISRLMPQMNVFMVGLPLNVLVGFIIYMVVIVSWNEQFTKLFFEIYHWIENTMILLSK
- a CDS encoding CinA family protein, with protein sequence MKIINIVNKKQIDNIKFNQNQILYIDSIEILKEFFLHISSNYNEKMIPINKIYDKIDIENIMIPDKCKILDNFGYLNFKLDNFLIIYDKINCKQYKEYTIFGYCEDNILIEDFILKNEIVELIDLKFKNNQLNIKLKTNLNIQFIFDLYYKYHNIIFYENTMTQILINKLKQVNYTISTAESCTGGMISSQLVDYPGVSDIFLGSIISYSNKIKKQVLGVKKITLEKYGAVSSECVKEMVDGLYKIMHTDVCISVSGIAGPGGGTFLKPVGTVYFAFKIKKQIIVKNKLFSGNREEIREKSKNYAIYFLTQHLMSIEEG
- the fliQ gene encoding flagellar biosynthesis protein FliQ codes for the protein MTEEVMIEVFVNGINVFLTTITPILLISIAVGLIISIFQAVTQIQEQTLTFAPKIIITFLALAFLFGWMIQEIADYTNIILTTYMGMI
- a CDS encoding chemotaxis protein CheA translates to MGEMDVYLSVFLEEARENVQNLNDALLNLENDNENKDLINEIFRIMHTLKGMAGTLGFDELAKLCHTMENTLDKVRNNIINADETLIDLLFKGLDTLDESLNDISEGGNGHTTNVESLTKKFNELLSGGKKESDEKPIKLEKKEITKSVKTVENKNEVDLEDISNNIKINFEIDDITKSTLSKIKEKADEEELNFYFVKIILKSDIQLKLARAYMIYHKFEEYKSEIVYSNPSTEDIEEEKFDNELLFGIVTKADKRKIVEAIKSVSEIENVYIDVFNKDLIENKTEEIESESEIKKEKEDKNNNTKKKIKTSQSIRVDIKKLDELMNLMAELVISRSRIVETLRKYNIKEVDESLSQLSRITLDLQEIVMKVRMVPVSFVFNRFPRLVRDIAKDLGKDINLIIEGEETELDRTVIDEIGDPLVHLIRNSLDHGIESPEVRISRGKPKIGTIKLSARHEGNEVVIEISDDGKGLDRDKILKKAVNNGVVDSVKAQSMADDEIYNLIFLPGLSTKEKATELSGRGVGMDVVKSAVESLKGNVSVDSEPGKGTVVTIRLPLTLAIIEALLITVNEHVYAIPIANIDTTQKLSDGEIKEVQDREVFLLRGEVIPIVRLREMFEIEEKKNTQENIVIIKIGNKKYGIIVDKLLGQDDIVIKSLGSLLNDVKEFSGGAILGDGSIALILDVGSLI
- a CDS encoding chemotaxis protein CheW yields the protein MRDVLSFQIYNQEFALEVDNIESVVDMQEITPVPNSKKFINGVINLRGRIVPVIDLTAILNLSLPEDYKFENILILKIDEEEIGVFVDEVKNVLNIDPEKLENFQSNNEIYAGKVKGIIKVNNRLIVYLDIKEVLNFNKNN